The following nucleotide sequence is from Bradyrhizobium roseum.
TGCGCTTGAGCGCGCCGACACTTGGGTTCATCTGGTTCGATTCGATCAGCGAGATCGTCGAATTGGTGACGCCGGACCGCTTCGCGAGCTCGCGCTGCGACAGCTTGTGCCGGGCGCGAACGAAGCGGAGTCGCCCACCGATATCGACGCTCATCGGGAAATCCCTGTTGCAGGTGTTTCGGATCGAACAAATATGCCCTGACACACTTAACAAAATCAATGGGTTGCAGGACCCAAGAAAAGGACTTGTTGCGCCTTTTCGAGCGTGGCCCCGTGGGATCTTCAGCCGCCAGCCCAGGAGCCGCCCGTGACCATTCATCAGAAGCCGAACACCCTGCAAACCGACTCGTTCTGGATGCCGTTCACGGCCAACCGGCAGTTCAAGAAGGCGCCGCGGCTGTTCGCTTCCGCCGAGGGCATGCACTACACCACGGTCGACGGCCGCAAGGTGATCGACGCGTCGGCCGGCCTCTGGTGCGTCAACGCCGGCCATGGCCGCCGCCAGATCGCCACCGCCGTCGAGCGCAGCCTGACCAACCTCGACTTTGCGCCGTCGTTCAACATGGGCCATCCGGCGGCGTTCGATTTCGCCGAGCGGCTTGCCGAGATCGCGCCAAAGGGGCTCGACCGCATCTTCTTCACCAATTCCGGCTCCGAGTCGGTCGACACCGCGCTGAAGATCGCACTCGCCTATCAGCGCGCCATCGGACAGGCCACGCGGACGCGCCTGATCGGCCGCGAGCGCGGCTATCACGGCGTCGGTTTCGGCGGCATGTCGGTCGGCGGCATGGTGGCGAACCGCCGTGCGTTTGCGACCCATCTTCCCGGCGTCGATCACATTCGCCACACCCACGACCTCACCCGCAACGCCTTTGCAAAGGACCAGCCGGATCACGGCGCCGAACTCGCCGACGATGTCGAGCGGATGGTGGCACTGCATGGTGCCGATACCATCGCCGCCGTCATCGTCGAGCCGGTGCCGGGTTCGACCGCCGTGCTGCCGCCGCCGAAGGGCTATCTGCAGCGGCTGCGCGAGCTGTGCACCAAGCACGGCATCCTGCTGATCTTCGACGAGGTCATCACCGGCTTCGGTCGCCTCGGCGCGCCGTTCGCGGCAAATTATTTTGGCGTCACGCCGGACATGATGACGACCGCCAAGGGCATTACCAACGGCACGGTGCCCTGCGGCGCGGTGTTCGCCAGCCGCCAGATCCACGACGCGCTGATGAACGGCCCGGAGGGGACGATTGAGCTGTTCCACGGCTACACCTATTCGGCGCATCCGACCGCCTGCGCGGCGGGCCTCGCCACGCTCGACATCTACAAGGATGAAGGGCTTTTGACGCGCGGCGCGTCGATGGCCGAGTACTGGCGCGATGCGCTGCATTCGCTGAAAGGTCTGCCGAACGTGGTTGATATCCGCAACGTCGGCCTGATGGGCGCCGTCGAGGTTGCCCCGCGCAAGGAAGGGGTCGGCGCACGCGGCTATGATGTGATGGTCGATTGCTTCAACAACGGACTTTATCTGCGCATGAGCGGCGATTCCTTTGCGCTGTCGCCGCCCCTGATCGTCGAGAAGAGCCATATCGACGATATCGTTTCGATCCTCGGCGACGCCATCAAGCGCGTGGCCTGATCCTTGCTCTCCGAGTTTCGGTTCTGAATCAGAACCGAAACTCGAGCTGTTGTTTTGACGCGTTTTCTTCACGCGAACCGGTACCCACTTCGCTTGAAAACGCTACAGGAGCAACATAGGCCGCGGAAAATTCCCGCGGCGGATGTGTGAGGAATCGTGAAGACAATCGTTCTCGGCAGTGGCGTCATCGGCGTCACCACGGCCTATTATTTGGCGCGCGCCGGCCATGAGGTGACGGTCGTCGACCGTCAGGCAGAGCCTGCGCAGGAAACTTCGTTCGCCAATGCCGGCGAGGTGTCGCCCGGCTACTCGTCGCCGTGGGCTGGCCCCGGCGTGCCGGTGAAGGCCATCAAGTGGCTGTTGATGCGCCACGGCCCGCTGGTGATCTGGCCCAAGCTCGATCCTGTGATGTGGTGGTGGATGCTCAAGCTGCTGCGCAACTGCACGGCAGAACGTTACGCCATCAACAAGAGCCGGATGATTCCGATCGCGGAATACAGCCGCGATTGCCTGCGCGCGCTGCGGGCCGAGACCGGCATCACTTATGACGAGCGCAGCCAGGGCACGTTGCAGCTGTTCCGCAAGCAGAAGCAGCTCGACGGCACCGCCGACGATATCGCGGTGCTCAAGCAGTACGGCGTGCCGTATGAAGTGCTCGATCCCGCCGGCTGCATCGCTGCGGAGCCGGGGCTGGCCACCTCGGCCGTCAAGTTCGTCGGCGGGCTCAGGCTGCCGCAGGACGAGACCGGCGATTGCCACATGTTCACGCAGGCGCTTGCCAAAGAAGCAGCCAAGCTCGGCGTGCAGTTCAAGTTCAATACCGGGATCGAGCGGCTGGAGACGGAGGGCGACAGGATCACCGGCGTCGTCACCAGCGCGGGGCTGTTGCACGCCGATGCCTATGTCGCGGCGCTCGGAAGCTGGTCGCCGCGGATGCTCAAGCCGATCGGCATTTCCGTGCCGGTCTATCCCATCAAAGGCTATTCGATCACGGTGCCGATCGCCGGTGCCAATGGCGCGCCGGTATCGACCGTGATGGACGAGAGCTACAAGGTAGCGATCACGCGGCTCGGCGATCGCATCCGTGTCGGCGGCACGGCGGAAATCTCGGGCTATTCGTCGAGTCTCGACGCGGCGCGGCGCGCGACGCTCGAGCACTCCCTGACCGACATGTTTCCGCAGGGCGGTGATTTGAGCAAGGCGACGTTCTGGTGCGGCCTGCGCCCGATGACGCCCGACGGCCCGCCGATCATCGGCGCGACGCGCTACAGCAATCTGCACCTCAACACCGGCCACGGCACGCTGGGTTGGACCATGGCGTGCGGCTCCGGAAGGGTGCTGGCGGACCTGATGTCGGGGCGGAAGCCGGATATCGACGTGAGCGAACTCGTGGTGAGCCGGTACGAGCAGCGGTTCGGGTGAGAGCACCGGCGCCTGCCGCCGTCATTGCGAGTGCAGCGACTTGTCCGCCATAGCTCGAAGAGCGATGGCGGAGGCAATCCATCGTGCAGCATAGCGGATGAATGGATTTCGTCGTCGCGTTGGTCCCCGCAATGATGGCGGAGGTGCTGCTTCGAAGCTTGTCGCGCGGTGTGTCGCAACCGTTGCATCACAGCTTACTCTGCCTCAACGCATTGCGCGTCGAGCCGACAGTATCCGTGCCACGGGTCCTTCCGGGCCGTACATTGCATCCCAAAGATCGACGCCTGATGCCCATGCTGTGATCCACTGTTCGAAGCTGGGAGATTCCTCGAAGAAGGAATCGCCCCAATCGTCTCCATCGTGCACGTTGGGGTCAAAAACACGCATTCGAAAATTCGGGTCCGCACAGTCTACGCAGGAGTAAATCGCGCATCCCCAGTGGCTGACGGGCAACAATCGCTCTGGCCAATTCCAATTTGGTTCGTCGGTACTGCCACCTCGGAACAATTCGTAAATTGCTGGTCCGGTCTTGCCTGAATCATCCGGTACTCCGTTTGTTATACCGATGAGTCCGTAACCGGGCCCGAAACCTCCGTTGCTGACTTCCTGGTAGATTCGCTTCATCAGAGGCGGCAGTGCGAAGCCGAGCCGCATCTCATCGGATGCGAAGTCAGGCGGTTCGCTTGGAATCAATCCCGAGCGCCAGGGCTCCCCGAGGTCGGTAATTTTCTTCTCCAAGCGTTGTCGGATTGCAGAGATAATGTCGTCCATTAGCCGGTTCTCTTCCCAATAGCCGGTACGATCACCGGTTCGGGTGATGCCGCTACTTCCGCTCCGACGACCACGGAAAATTCACATACTGATCGCGGCTGTCATAACAAATGTTGCCGTACATTTTTAAGTAAGCCGCGCGCCGCGCCGGATCGGCCCAGACGCCAGCGGGATTGGCGAGATCGGCCTCGTATTGCGCGATGTTCGCTGCCGTCAGCGGGCTCGGCAAAATATCCATCGCCTGCGGAATGCTCTTGCCCTCGAGCCAGTCGGCGGCGTGCTGGCCCATGGCGTAGCCGAAAACCGGCGAGGCCAGGCTGATGCTGATCCGGTAGGGCGAGTTGCCCTTCTTGATTTCCGACACCGCCTCCGGTTCGCCGTCGATGCCGCCGAGAAACTGGTTGGGTCGCGTCTTGCCGGCGGCGCGCAGCGCGGCCAGCGCACCGAGCACCACATTGTCAGCGCCGAGCACGACGTCGACGTCAGGATTGGCGAGCAGGATGGTTCGCATCGTCGCATAACCGCCGTCCTTGCTGACCGGATGGGGCGAGATGTCGGCCACGATGCTGGCGCCTGGAATGTCGCGCAGCGAATCCCGCAGCGCGACGAAACGCGGCGCCAGGAATTCCAGGCTGTCCTGGGTCAGCAGCACGACCTTGGCCTTGCCGCCGAGCGTCCCCTTGATATGCGCGCTCGCCGCGTCGCCCAACACCTTGCCGGTGAGATATTGCGGAGCATTCAACAGCGAGGTGGCGGGTGGCGCCACGACCGTGCCGACATAGCCGCCGGACCAGATGACGTCCTGCAGGCGTCGGCCAAGGGACGCTGAGTCGACTGCCGATGCAACGACGCCGCCGGTCCTGGCGGCGACGAGCGATCGGACGTCCTCTGCCTGTTTGGCTGCGTCGCTATCGGCGACGAGAACGCGATGTTGCAGGCCACGATCCTTCGCGGCGGCCGCCAATCCCTGATTGACGCCCTGCATGAACTCGCGCCGCGTGTCCTGCGAAAATGCCAGCGCCTTTTGGAGGCCCGGTGGCGGTGTGCAGGCGGGAGCGGTGGGATCGAACGGCGGCAAGGTCCTGGGCATCGTAATGCCTGATGGCCCGCCCTGTGCCGTCGCCGGCACGGAGCCGACGATCGCGCCCGACGCAAGAACGGCAACGCCCAGCCAAATGACCCGCGGCCCTGGTGTGTTACCCTGTAACATACTGCCCCCAGCGTCCAGGCTGCTTCCGGCCGGACCGGCTTCCGTTATCCGGGCTTTCGGATCAGGCGGCAATAGTCTCTGATGTCGCGAGCGCCCGCGGCATCGTCAGGCGAAATGTTGTGCCGCGGCCGAGTTCGCTCGCCACGCTGATCTCGCCGCCGAGGTTGCGGACGGCGACAAGGACATGGGCGAGGCCGATGCCGTCGCCCGGCTGGTCCTGCGTTCCCGCACGCTTGAACAGGTCGAACACGCGCTCCTGGTCGCGTTCCGCAATGCCGCGGCCGTTGTCGGCAACTTCGATTTCGACACGATCGCCGGCGATCGGGCGTGCCCGCACCTTGATATGCAACGGGCGGTCCTTGGACCGATACTTGACGGCGTTGTCGAGCAGATTGCCGAGGATCAGGTCCAGCGAGAAGCGATCGCTCTCTATCCTGGGGACGGCAAGATCGATGTCGATCTTGCCGTCGGCCTCGGACAATTGATGCTGGATCGCCGCCGCGCCGGCGGTGACGATCTCCCGTAGATCGATGGTCTCGGCTTTCAACGGCCGCCGACCTTCGCGCGCGAGCTTGAGGACGGCGTTGATGAGCCGCTCCATCTTGTCGCTCGAGGAGCGAATATATCCGATCGCTTCGGGCAGCAGTTCGGTGGCGGCGGCGCGCGCTTCCTGCAGGTCCGGATCGTCGGCGCTGCTCGCGGCACTGGAGCGGTCGACCAGCAGGCGCAGGCTCGCCAGGCTGTCCTCGAGCTCGGCGGTGAAGCCGACAATGCTGACCAGCGGCGCGCGCAGGTCGTGCGAGATGATCTGGACGAAGCGCTGGATGTCGGCGTTGGCGCGCGCCAGGTCGGCGGTGCGGGCTTCGACGCGTTTCTCGAGCCCGGCATTCAGCACGCTCACCTCGGTCCGCGCGCCCCGCAGTTCGCGCGTGTAGCGCACCACGGTGACCGCGGCGATCCCGATCACGATGACGATCACGATGCCGCTGACGATCGAGAACAGCCGAAGCAGGGTTGCGTTCGCCTTCTGCTCGGCGACACTGGTCGTCAGGCGCACGTCGGTGGCGCTGATGATGCCGGCGAAGAAGATGTTGGCTTCGTCCATCAGCGTCTTGCCGCGATTGGTTCGGACTCGCGCCAGCGCCTCCGCATCGCGGTAGTCGCGCTTCATGTCGATGGTCATGTCCATCTCGGCAAACTTGTCCTTGATGACGGTCGTAAGGCGCTTCAGCGACGCATCCAGGCCCTCATAGGAGGCCAGCAGGCGGTTCACCGCCGCCAACTGCCGCTCGGCCAGCGTCTTGGCCGGGCCGTAGGATGCGAGATAGACCTCGTTGCCGGTGTACAGGAACCCGCGTTGGCTGGATTCGGCGGTCTGCAGGGCGTTGCGCAGATCGACGGCGGCGCTGCGCGCGTCGCGGGCCGCGA
It contains:
- a CDS encoding aspartate aminotransferase family protein — translated: MTIHQKPNTLQTDSFWMPFTANRQFKKAPRLFASAEGMHYTTVDGRKVIDASAGLWCVNAGHGRRQIATAVERSLTNLDFAPSFNMGHPAAFDFAERLAEIAPKGLDRIFFTNSGSESVDTALKIALAYQRAIGQATRTRLIGRERGYHGVGFGGMSVGGMVANRRAFATHLPGVDHIRHTHDLTRNAFAKDQPDHGAELADDVERMVALHGADTIAAVIVEPVPGSTAVLPPPKGYLQRLRELCTKHGILLIFDEVITGFGRLGAPFAANYFGVTPDMMTTAKGITNGTVPCGAVFASRQIHDALMNGPEGTIELFHGYTYSAHPTACAAGLATLDIYKDEGLLTRGASMAEYWRDALHSLKGLPNVVDIRNVGLMGAVEVAPRKEGVGARGYDVMVDCFNNGLYLRMSGDSFALSPPLIVEKSHIDDIVSILGDAIKRVA
- a CDS encoding D-amino acid dehydrogenase, yielding MKTIVLGSGVIGVTTAYYLARAGHEVTVVDRQAEPAQETSFANAGEVSPGYSSPWAGPGVPVKAIKWLLMRHGPLVIWPKLDPVMWWWMLKLLRNCTAERYAINKSRMIPIAEYSRDCLRALRAETGITYDERSQGTLQLFRKQKQLDGTADDIAVLKQYGVPYEVLDPAGCIAAEPGLATSAVKFVGGLRLPQDETGDCHMFTQALAKEAAKLGVQFKFNTGIERLETEGDRITGVVTSAGLLHADAYVAALGSWSPRMLKPIGISVPVYPIKGYSITVPIAGANGAPVSTVMDESYKVAITRLGDRIRVGGTAEISGYSSSLDAARRATLEHSLTDMFPQGGDLSKATFWCGLRPMTPDGPPIIGATRYSNLHLNTGHGTLGWTMACGSGRVLADLMSGRKPDIDVSELVVSRYEQRFG
- a CDS encoding SMI1/KNR4 family protein yields the protein MDDIISAIRQRLEKKITDLGEPWRSGLIPSEPPDFASDEMRLGFALPPLMKRIYQEVSNGGFGPGYGLIGITNGVPDDSGKTGPAIYELFRGGSTDEPNWNWPERLLPVSHWGCAIYSCVDCADPNFRMRVFDPNVHDGDDWGDSFFEESPSFEQWITAWASGVDLWDAMYGPEGPVARILSARRAMR
- a CDS encoding sugar ABC transporter substrate-binding protein, encoding MPRTLPPFDPTAPACTPPPGLQKALAFSQDTRREFMQGVNQGLAAAAKDRGLQHRVLVADSDAAKQAEDVRSLVAARTGGVVASAVDSASLGRRLQDVIWSGGYVGTVVAPPATSLLNAPQYLTGKVLGDAASAHIKGTLGGKAKVVLLTQDSLEFLAPRFVALRDSLRDIPGASIVADISPHPVSKDGGYATMRTILLANPDVDVVLGADNVVLGALAALRAAGKTRPNQFLGGIDGEPEAVSEIKKGNSPYRISISLASPVFGYAMGQHAADWLEGKSIPQAMDILPSPLTAANIAQYEADLANPAGVWADPARRAAYLKMYGNICYDSRDQYVNFPWSSERK
- a CDS encoding sensor histidine kinase, which encodes MPISSRFFVQSTTALLLVGFLALLGIVGMTFWLGERAQVYFNEVIAARDARSAAVDLRNALQTAESSQRGFLYTGNEVYLASYGPAKTLAERQLAAVNRLLASYEGLDASLKRLTTVIKDKFAEMDMTIDMKRDYRDAEALARVRTNRGKTLMDEANIFFAGIISATDVRLTTSVAEQKANATLLRLFSIVSGIVIVIVIGIAAVTVVRYTRELRGARTEVSVLNAGLEKRVEARTADLARANADIQRFVQIISHDLRAPLVSIVGFTAELEDSLASLRLLVDRSSAASSADDPDLQEARAAATELLPEAIGYIRSSSDKMERLINAVLKLAREGRRPLKAETIDLREIVTAGAAAIQHQLSEADGKIDIDLAVPRIESDRFSLDLILGNLLDNAVKYRSKDRPLHIKVRARPIAGDRVEIEVADNGRGIAERDQERVFDLFKRAGTQDQPGDGIGLAHVLVAVRNLGGEISVASELGRGTTFRLTMPRALATSETIAA